From Pseudoalteromonas sp. DL-6, one genomic window encodes:
- a CDS encoding sigma-54-dependent Fis family transcriptional regulator: MILILDNNNNRSIGLYASLTFIGEAVQLQTEADFEQACSQYHNKECIVVLGALQSLDHESLIKRYPTFPFLLIGETLKPLLSLANVVGLICEPFTHEVTTQLLHDCQQYQRMLPHEHQHNKEKSTFDGLVGETKAVKDLRFLITQVAKTDANVLILGESGTGKEVVARNVHLLSKRNKGPFVPVNCGAIPAELLESELFGHEKGAFTGAISARKGRFELAQGGTLFLDEIGDMPLQMQVKLLRVLQERSYERVGGTKAIQADVRVIAATHRDLESMIEKGSFREDLYYRLNVFPIESPSLAQRAEDIPLLLKELMRRVNEQSGTTAKFTERAIDSLKEHSWPGNIRELANLVERMVIMFPDKVVDVPDLPNKYRYIEVEAYEPQYPEELMERDAFNDIFSGGFSEDEIDLEDDFAQAAPGLLPDEGIELKEYLAELEINLITQALERFDYVVARAAEVLGVRRTTLVEKMKKYNLSRD, from the coding sequence ATGATCTTAATTTTAGACAATAATAACAATCGCTCTATTGGATTATATGCATCGCTTACTTTTATTGGTGAAGCGGTACAATTGCAAACTGAAGCTGACTTTGAGCAGGCGTGTAGCCAGTACCATAATAAAGAATGTATTGTGGTGTTAGGGGCGTTGCAGTCTTTAGATCATGAAAGTTTAATTAAACGCTATCCAACATTTCCTTTTTTACTGATTGGTGAAACGCTCAAACCGCTACTGAGTCTCGCCAATGTTGTTGGACTAATTTGTGAGCCATTTACTCATGAAGTTACAACTCAGTTACTACATGATTGTCAGCAATATCAGCGTATGCTGCCTCATGAGCATCAACATAATAAAGAAAAAAGCACCTTTGATGGACTTGTAGGTGAAACCAAAGCCGTAAAAGATTTACGCTTTTTAATTACTCAAGTTGCTAAAACCGATGCCAACGTGCTTATTTTAGGTGAGTCGGGCACGGGTAAAGAAGTCGTTGCTCGTAACGTGCATCTGCTGTCTAAGCGTAACAAAGGCCCATTTGTACCAGTAAACTGTGGGGCAATTCCTGCAGAGCTACTAGAAAGTGAATTATTTGGCCATGAAAAAGGTGCATTTACCGGGGCTATTTCAGCACGTAAAGGCCGGTTTGAATTGGCGCAAGGTGGCACCCTATTTTTAGATGAAATAGGGGATATGCCACTGCAAATGCAGGTTAAGCTATTGCGAGTACTACAAGAGCGTAGCTATGAGCGCGTTGGCGGTACTAAAGCGATTCAAGCCGATGTACGTGTAATTGCTGCAACCCACCGTGACCTTGAAAGCATGATTGAAAAAGGCTCGTTTCGAGAAGACTTGTACTATCGTCTCAATGTTTTTCCTATTGAAAGCCCTTCGCTTGCACAGCGTGCAGAAGACATTCCTTTGCTACTTAAAGAGCTTATGCGCCGCGTAAATGAACAAAGTGGCACCACTGCTAAGTTTACAGAGCGCGCTATCGATAGTTTAAAAGAGCATTCTTGGCCGGGTAATATTCGTGAGCTGGCTAATCTTGTTGAGCGTATGGTTATTATGTTTCCTGATAAAGTGGTGGATGTTCCTGATTTACCAAATAAATACCGCTATATTGAAGTTGAAGCTTATGAGCCTCAGTACCCAGAAGAACTGATGGAGCGTGATGCATTTAATGATATTTTTAGCGGCGGATTTAGCGAAGACGAAATAGATCTCGAAGATGATTTTGCTCAAGCGGCCCCTGGGTTATTGCCTGATGAAGGTATTGAACTTAAAGAGTACTTAGCTGAGCTTGAAATTAACTTAATCACCCAGGCATTAGAGCGCTTTGATTACGTTGTTGCCCGTGCTGCTGAAGTGCTAGGCGTAAGGCGAACCACACTGGTTGAAAAAATGAAAAAATATAACCTTTCTAGAGATTGA
- the fliS gene encoding flagellar export chaperone FliS has protein sequence MAHASINKYRQITVSSVKEMTPYDQVKLVFVNIVGKLSAAKGFIERKELEKKGNAISDCIVLLGALQQVLNFEDNNEVSTNLDSLYDYCQRCLLTANLENNIDKIDEVITLIKEIKSGWEAIPFEQREPQL, from the coding sequence ATGGCTCATGCATCAATCAATAAATACCGTCAAATAACAGTTAGCAGCGTTAAAGAGATGACTCCCTACGACCAAGTTAAACTCGTGTTTGTAAATATTGTTGGCAAGCTCTCTGCTGCAAAAGGATTTATTGAACGTAAAGAGTTAGAAAAAAAAGGCAACGCAATCTCTGATTGTATTGTGTTACTTGGTGCGTTGCAGCAAGTGTTAAATTTTGAAGACAATAATGAAGTATCAACTAACTTAGACTCTTTGTACGATTACTGTCAGCGTTGTTTATTAACTGCAAACCTTGAAAACAACATTGATAAAATTGATGAAGTAATTACCTTAATTAAAGAGATTAAGTCAGGCTGGGAAGCAATTCCATTCGAACAAAGAGAACCACAACTGTAA
- the fliD gene encoding flagellar filament capping protein FliD → MAISFTGIGSGLQVNEIVTALVNAEKAPYQARVTQQQANFTTDISAVGTLKASLEELNGSLESLGDIENFQKRTISGGDDFVSLSSEKNAQTNNYSIKVNSLAENHKLTSSAIAGDEAVGEGKLTISSGSNNFNIDVSDTATLADIRDAINNSTDNDSVNATIITDDTGQRLVLSSKETGAENAIKIVVDDVSDGNNTDALGLSRLAYDSDTASATYAENLNEVTAATDASITIDGTLVATSSTNEFKDVIEGVTINAKKTHNADDDLSKATITENNNNVSAGLKSFVEKFNAFIDLSNQLGRSSAEEGVGALAGDSLLRGSVNQVRSLLTSEFSTGNGNTDFLANFGIRTERSGKLSIDSDALKTAVESDPQAIQTFFVGENDGDGFVGQLDTVIKGYTASDGIISSRIEGRESQISKLETDVEKFNTRMAKYEERLYSQYNAMDLLVANLNSTGSYLQQQLANLPGVVKKSS, encoded by the coding sequence ATGGCTATTTCATTTACAGGTATAGGTTCAGGGCTTCAAGTTAATGAAATTGTAACTGCTTTAGTCAATGCTGAAAAAGCTCCTTATCAAGCACGGGTAACACAACAGCAAGCAAACTTTACTACGGACATTTCTGCGGTAGGGACCTTAAAAGCGTCTTTAGAAGAGCTTAATGGTTCACTAGAATCATTGGGGGACATCGAAAACTTTCAAAAGCGTACTATCAGTGGTGGTGACGACTTTGTTTCTTTAAGCTCTGAAAAAAACGCGCAAACTAACAACTATTCTATAAAAGTAAACAGCTTAGCTGAAAACCACAAGTTAACCTCAAGTGCCATAGCAGGTGATGAGGCCGTGGGTGAGGGTAAGCTAACCATTAGTTCAGGTAGTAATAATTTTAATATTGATGTGTCAGATACAGCAACCCTTGCTGATATTCGTGATGCTATTAATAATTCTACCGATAACGACTCAGTTAATGCCACTATTATTACCGATGATACGGGGCAGCGATTGGTATTATCAAGTAAGGAGACTGGCGCAGAAAACGCAATAAAAATTGTGGTTGATGATGTCTCTGATGGCAATAATACAGATGCCTTGGGTTTATCTCGCCTTGCCTATGATAGTGATACAGCATCAGCAACTTATGCTGAAAACCTAAACGAAGTAACGGCAGCGACCGATGCCTCAATTACGATTGATGGGACGCTTGTTGCGACGAGCAGTACAAATGAATTTAAAGATGTCATTGAGGGTGTCACCATTAATGCCAAAAAAACGCACAACGCAGATGATGATTTAAGTAAAGCAACGATAACAGAGAACAATAATAACGTTTCGGCTGGATTAAAATCGTTTGTAGAAAAGTTTAATGCGTTTATTGATTTATCAAATCAGTTAGGTCGCTCTAGTGCTGAAGAGGGGGTAGGTGCGCTTGCGGGTGATTCATTACTTAGAGGCTCTGTAAATCAAGTTCGCTCGTTATTAACCTCAGAATTTAGTACGGGTAATGGTAATACCGACTTTTTAGCTAATTTTGGTATTAGAACGGAGCGTTCAGGTAAATTAAGTATTGATTCTGATGCGCTTAAAACTGCGGTAGAAAGCGATCCACAAGCTATTCAAACGTTTTTCGTTGGTGAAAATGATGGTGATGGTTTTGTTGGTCAGCTAGACACGGTGATTAAAGGCTATACTGCGTCTGATGGTATTATCAGCTCTCGTATAGAAGGCCGCGAATCACAAATTTCTAAACTAGAAACTGACGTAGAAAAGTTTAATACCCGTATGGCTAAATATGAAGAGCGATTATATAGCCAGTACAACGCAATGGATTTACTCGTTGCTAACCTAAACTCGACAGGGAGTTACTTGCAACAGCAATTAGCTAACCTACCTGGTGTGGTTAAAAAGTCTAGCTAA
- a CDS encoding flagellar protein FlaG, whose amino-acid sequence METQSLNLNISSAQKGEVSSSYQAPSQVKQNTDEQKNTSITTTASNSAVSETELSPEKLEKVVQQLQDFMGEMNRSLQFKVDEDSGRNVIKVIDKESGDLVKQYPSEEVLGIVAKLAEATGVLVDFKV is encoded by the coding sequence ATGGAAACGCAAAGTTTAAATCTAAATATCAGCTCAGCGCAAAAAGGTGAGGTTAGCTCAAGTTACCAAGCCCCATCACAAGTTAAGCAAAACACCGATGAGCAAAAGAATACATCCATCACCACCACGGCAAGTAATAGTGCAGTCTCTGAAACTGAGTTGTCACCTGAAAAACTAGAGAAGGTGGTACAGCAATTGCAGGACTTTATGGGCGAAATGAATCGTAGCCTACAGTTTAAAGTAGATGAAGATTCTGGCCGTAATGTTATTAAGGTAATTGATAAAGAAAGCGGTGATTTAGTTAAGCAATATCCCTCTGAAGAAGTATTAGGTATTGTTGCTAAATTAGCAGAAGCCACTGGCGTGTTAGTTGATTTTAAAGTTTAG
- a CDS encoding flagellin, with product MALSVNTNVASLNAQRNLSKSSDALGTSMQRLSSGMKINSAKDDAAGLQIANRLSSQINGLGVAQRNANDGISMSQTAEGAMQESSNILQRMRDLSLQSANGSNDANARAALQKEVGALQQELTRIAETTKFGGTSLLDGSFGTKQFQVGSNANETINVSLRDVSADAIGANKIEGAGSVLGVAAAATALTTATTADAALVINGKSTAVGAGDGAATIATTINEAAAGVTATAKLDVTISALGAGDDGILEIGNTATGASGVVDGADDGVGADSYDLANYGGDIDRLAADLQADGYDAVVNGGKLTLKTEGVDGIQITGSTTANATVSLENNLTAGAQVASANAAMSVTSSLSLSSPDKIGVSGTTANEVLGTGAAAIGATGGTSKLVSVETVDISGTTSAGAQNAIETIDAALAQIDAQRADLGAVQNRFGFTIANLANVSENVSASKSRIEDTDYAAETAKLTKNQIMQQAGTTILAQSNQLPQAALSLLG from the coding sequence ATGGCTTTATCAGTAAATACTAACGTTGCATCACTAAATGCACAAAGAAACTTATCAAAATCTAGCGACGCATTAGGTACATCAATGCAACGTCTTTCATCTGGTATGAAAATTAACAGTGCGAAAGATGATGCGGCAGGTCTACAAATTGCGAACCGTCTTTCTTCACAAATTAATGGTTTAGGTGTTGCTCAGCGTAACGCGAATGACGGTATTTCAATGTCGCAAACCGCTGAAGGTGCGATGCAAGAGTCATCAAACATCTTACAACGTATGCGTGACCTATCTTTGCAATCAGCTAATGGTTCAAACGATGCAAACGCTCGTGCCGCACTACAAAAAGAAGTGGGCGCATTACAGCAAGAGCTTACTCGTATCGCTGAAACGACTAAATTTGGTGGTACAAGCTTACTAGATGGCTCGTTCGGTACTAAACAATTCCAAGTGGGTTCAAACGCTAACGAAACAATCAACGTAAGTCTGCGTGATGTTTCTGCTGATGCCATTGGCGCAAACAAAATTGAAGGTGCAGGTAGTGTTTTAGGTGTTGCTGCTGCTGCAACAGCGTTAACTACAGCAACTACTGCTGATGCTGCATTAGTTATAAATGGTAAAAGTACAGCGGTTGGTGCTGGCGATGGCGCTGCAACAATTGCCACTACAATTAATGAGGCTGCTGCAGGTGTGACTGCAACTGCAAAATTAGATGTAACAATCTCTGCGCTAGGTGCCGGTGATGACGGTATCTTAGAAATTGGTAACACCGCTACAGGCGCTTCAGGTGTGGTTGATGGTGCTGATGATGGCGTAGGTGCTGATTCTTACGACTTAGCTAACTATGGTGGTGATATTGACCGCTTAGCAGCTGACTTGCAGGCAGATGGTTACGATGCAGTTGTAAACGGCGGTAAACTAACGCTTAAAACTGAAGGTGTTGATGGTATTCAGATTACTGGCTCTACCACTGCTAATGCAACCGTAAGCTTAGAAAATAACTTAACAGCTGGTGCTCAGGTTGCTAGTGCAAATGCTGCAATGAGCGTTACATCTTCATTAAGCCTAAGCTCACCTGATAAAATTGGTGTATCAGGTACTACGGCAAACGAAGTTTTAGGAACTGGCGCTGCAGCTATCGGAGCAACAGGTGGTACAAGTAAATTAGTTTCAGTAGAGACTGTTGATATTTCTGGTACAACTAGTGCTGGTGCACAAAACGCAATCGAAACAATTGATGCGGCGCTTGCGCAAATTGATGCACAACGTGCAGACTTAGGTGCGGTACAAAACCGTTTTGGCTTTACCATCGCTAACCTTGCAAACGTATCAGAAAACGTATCAGCTTCTAAAAGCCGCATCGAAGATACAGATTACGCTGCAGAAACGGCTAAACTAACTAAGAACCAGATTATGCAACAGGCTGGTACAACAATCTTAGCTCAGTCTAACCAGTTACCACAGGCAGCACTTAGCTTATTAGGTTAA
- a CDS encoding flagellin: protein MALSVNTNVASLNGQRNLSKSSMALETSMQRLSSGLRINSAKDDAAGLQIANRLTSQVNGLTVAQRNANDGISMAQTAEGAMQESANILQRMRDLSLQSANGSNSAVDRASLQKEVAALQQELTRIADTTKFGGTSLLDGTFGTKQFQVGANANETINVSLRNVAANAIGAYEVKGNSTLLGAVATQTAPLATATGAVATAGLNINGVAIPDAGVTGKGAAEIADTINKEATGVVATAKLDVTIAGLTSADNSDLTLRKAGAAVDTYKLSEFGGDLDRLAEKLQADGYDAIVDDGSLTLKAEGVDGIQMTGTAGTATIANNATGGTPVAGGATNNDISVSSSLTLSSSEKIGISGTDVDDILGGTNISATGGSGELTSVESVDISGTTSAGAQSAINTIDAALAQIDAQRADLGAVQNRFGFTIANLANVSENVSASRSRIQDTDYALETATLTKNQIMQQAGTTILSQANQLPQAALSLLGG, encoded by the coding sequence ATGGCTTTAAGCGTAAATACAAATGTTGCATCACTTAATGGGCAACGCAATCTATCTAAATCTAGCATGGCACTTGAAACCTCAATGCAGAGACTATCATCTGGTTTGCGTATTAATAGCGCAAAAGACGATGCTGCAGGTTTACAAATTGCCAACCGACTAACGTCTCAGGTAAATGGCCTAACGGTTGCTCAGCGTAATGCCAACGATGGTATTTCTATGGCGCAAACTGCTGAAGGTGCAATGCAAGAGTCAGCAAATATTCTGCAACGTATGCGTGACTTATCACTGCAATCGGCGAATGGTTCAAATAGTGCGGTTGACCGTGCATCACTGCAAAAAGAAGTAGCAGCCTTGCAACAAGAGCTCACTCGAATTGCAGATACCACTAAATTTGGTGGCACCAGCTTACTTGACGGCACTTTTGGTACTAAACAGTTTCAGGTAGGTGCAAATGCGAATGAAACCATTAATGTAAGTTTGCGTAATGTTGCTGCAAACGCTATTGGTGCATATGAAGTAAAAGGAAACAGTACGTTACTGGGTGCTGTTGCAACACAAACAGCACCGCTTGCTACGGCAACAGGTGCAGTTGCTACGGCAGGACTAAATATTAATGGTGTTGCAATCCCTGATGCAGGTGTTACGGGTAAGGGAGCTGCTGAAATAGCCGATACCATTAACAAAGAGGCAACAGGCGTAGTTGCAACTGCAAAATTAGATGTCACTATTGCAGGACTGACATCAGCGGATAACAGTGACTTAACTCTTCGCAAAGCTGGCGCTGCGGTTGATACGTATAAACTATCAGAATTTGGTGGTGATCTTGATCGTCTTGCTGAAAAGCTGCAAGCCGATGGCTATGATGCAATCGTAGACGATGGTTCGTTAACACTAAAAGCTGAAGGCGTTGATGGTATTCAAATGACAGGTACTGCCGGTACAGCTACTATTGCTAACAATGCAACAGGTGGTACGCCAGTAGCTGGTGGCGCTACCAATAATGATATCAGTGTTTCATCATCACTGACCTTATCTTCGTCAGAAAAAATTGGCATATCGGGTACTGATGTAGATGATATTCTAGGCGGTACAAATATTTCAGCTACCGGTGGTTCTGGTGAATTAACATCTGTTGAAAGTGTTGATATATCAGGTACGACTAGTGCGGGTGCGCAGTCTGCGATTAACACTATAGATGCGGCGCTTGCGCAAATTGACGCCCAGCGTGCAGACTTAGGTGCGGTACAAAACCGTTTTGGTTTTACCATTGCCAACCTTGCTAACGTATCTGAGAATGTGTCAGCTTCTCGCAGTCGTATTCAAGATACTGATTACGCGCTTGAAACCGCAACACTAACTAAAAACCAAATAATGCAACAAGCAGGTACCACTATTTTGTCTCAGGCAAACCAGTTGCCACAGGCAGCATTAAGTCTTTTAGGTGGCTAA
- the flgL gene encoding flagellar hook-associated protein FlgL: MRLSNNLMYQNNINKILENQQNVAGAQERVTTGQKYLSTSENPAAISQGMLYTNKIETNEQLTKNINQLKGRLETEESLLQGMNDTILEAQMLTIQAGNGSLSKDDLAAVAGELQELQKSLLNLMNSQSEGGKYLFSGYQDNIQTYTFNSTNGKYEYQGDQGQHEVTIAKGVEIKSSDNGFNVFERVDARLDVVSNDGAPTGGIIAGTVYVENQGEFDRFHKANYNSDPDPLISPTINTYNVNVIPGATPSAPDQYEILRDGASLVPPVTGEVTDEPIEFAGMEIQLEGAAPGQLDFTLEKPSKENVLNTLQDLIISLNDDQLDEAQINQALSDGLIQLKNASEQIVFTQAGLGGRMNVVERVTDSNSALDINNQENRSSLIEIDAAEAISDLTKHESGLQASQATFGRLAKLSLFDYL; encoded by the coding sequence ATGCGTTTATCAAATAATTTAATGTATCAAAATAACATTAATAAAATACTTGAGAATCAACAAAATGTAGCAGGTGCGCAAGAGCGTGTTACCACGGGTCAAAAATATTTGAGTACCTCTGAAAACCCAGCTGCTATATCGCAAGGGATGTTGTACACCAATAAAATAGAAACTAATGAGCAGCTGACCAAAAATATTAACCAGCTAAAAGGGCGTTTAGAAACCGAAGAAAGCTTGTTACAAGGTATGAACGACACTATTTTAGAAGCTCAAATGTTAACTATACAAGCGGGTAACGGTTCGTTAAGTAAAGATGACTTAGCGGCGGTAGCGGGTGAACTGCAAGAGTTACAAAAGTCGTTACTAAATTTAATGAATAGCCAGTCGGAAGGAGGTAAATACCTTTTTTCTGGCTATCAAGATAATATTCAAACATATACATTTAATAGCACTAATGGCAAATATGAATACCAAGGCGATCAAGGTCAGCACGAGGTAACGATCGCAAAAGGGGTTGAGATCAAATCAAGCGATAATGGCTTTAATGTATTTGAACGCGTAGATGCGCGACTAGATGTAGTTTCAAACGATGGAGCGCCAACGGGCGGAATTATCGCTGGAACAGTGTATGTTGAAAATCAAGGTGAGTTTGACCGTTTTCACAAAGCTAATTATAACTCAGACCCAGATCCACTAATTTCTCCAACGATCAATACCTATAACGTTAATGTGATCCCAGGGGCAACACCCTCAGCGCCTGATCAGTATGAAATATTACGAGACGGCGCCTCGCTTGTGCCACCCGTTACGGGTGAAGTAACCGACGAACCGATTGAATTTGCTGGTATGGAAATTCAACTCGAAGGAGCAGCACCAGGACAGCTTGATTTTACCCTTGAAAAACCAAGTAAAGAAAATGTGTTAAATACGCTGCAAGATCTGATCATCAGCCTAAATGACGATCAACTTGATGAAGCGCAAATCAACCAAGCATTATCAGATGGGTTAATTCAGCTTAAAAACGCCAGTGAGCAAATTGTATTTACACAAGCTGGCTTAGGTGGGCGCATGAATGTGGTTGAGCGTGTAACCGATTCAAACAGTGCACTAGATATTAATAATCAAGAAAACAGATCCAGCCTGATTGAAATTGATGCCGCTGAAGCGATTAGCGATCTCACAAAACATGAGTCTGGATTACAGGCCTCACAAGCGACTTTTGGTCGTTTGGCTAAACTCTCATTATTCGATTATTTATAA
- the flgK gene encoding flagellar hook-associated protein FlgK, which translates to MSFNLLNIANSGIRANSELLQTTSKNIANVNTEGYVRERTEFTTMIDNQVGRGQTYRLLNEFAQKQLNRDTSNKSFFDQFVSEASRVDQIFSEKSNSLSTSINSMFNNVQEALNQPSSTVARSLVMSDAQNLIDQMDRLAGIVSEQKAVVNEQLEIFSEEANTLIESISSLNQEIAGVHGTKNEADASSAYNERDKAIRDLSELIDIETLDGPNGEKQVFMGSGEAVVMQNGSFNLFSISGDPDANFKELRLDVNGGQAVPLDIDPTKLKGKIGGLLAFRDDILVPAQNQIGQMGIALADSFNQQNRLGMDANGELGGDIFEIPTVSAYVYQANTGTANMSATVEAGKGSELPASDFVITYTGNPNEVSIQPIDNKGEPLGTASLATIPPSGIIDSAAITSGESFGLELNVTGAGNAGDQFQVKLNSGAAGNISLTSGRGEDIALASPIRTADGLDNTGTGTISPGDVSDVTTGSFSNPLGLANGPISIVKTANANEYQLTDGNGTTTFTVTPPANNILAQAGAPYDGYGFDFNIEGVPATGDTFNLEFNEGGFDDNRNGQKLADLQNTDLVRQNVVASASADNHKTLNQAYAGLVTDVGVVTSQAMTNGAAFDALAQQSEAWYESLSGVNLDEEAANLLRFQQSYAASAQVLSAARSIFDTLLSAAR; encoded by the coding sequence ATGTCGTTTAATTTATTAAACATTGCTAATTCAGGAATAAGAGCAAACTCTGAGTTATTGCAAACGACAAGTAAAAACATCGCAAATGTTAATACCGAAGGGTATGTACGTGAGCGCACCGAGTTTACCACCATGATTGATAATCAGGTAGGCCGTGGCCAAACGTATCGATTATTGAATGAGTTTGCGCAAAAGCAATTAAACCGAGATACCTCAAATAAAAGCTTTTTTGATCAATTTGTTAGTGAAGCGAGTCGAGTTGATCAAATCTTTTCAGAAAAATCAAATAGCTTATCAACTAGTATCAACTCAATGTTCAATAACGTACAAGAGGCTCTTAATCAACCTTCATCAACTGTTGCTCGTTCATTAGTGATGAGTGATGCGCAAAATCTGATTGATCAAATGGACAGGCTTGCAGGTATTGTTTCAGAGCAAAAAGCGGTGGTTAATGAGCAATTAGAAATTTTTTCGGAAGAGGCGAATACACTAATCGAAAGTATTAGTTCGTTGAACCAAGAAATTGCAGGTGTTCATGGTACCAAAAACGAAGCGGATGCGAGCTCAGCTTATAATGAGCGTGATAAAGCAATACGTGATTTATCTGAACTGATTGATATAGAAACACTCGATGGCCCCAATGGTGAAAAACAAGTATTTATGGGCTCAGGTGAAGCGGTTGTTATGCAAAATGGGTCATTCAACTTGTTCTCGATTAGTGGCGATCCAGATGCCAATTTTAAAGAGTTACGTTTAGATGTAAATGGCGGTCAAGCCGTGCCACTCGATATAGACCCTACTAAACTAAAAGGTAAAATTGGCGGTTTATTGGCATTTAGAGACGATATTTTGGTGCCTGCACAAAATCAAATAGGCCAGATGGGCATTGCACTTGCCGATTCGTTTAATCAGCAAAACCGTTTAGGGATGGATGCTAATGGTGAATTAGGTGGAGATATTTTTGAAATTCCAACGGTTAGTGCTTATGTTTATCAAGCAAATACCGGAACAGCTAATATGTCAGCAACTGTTGAGGCAGGTAAAGGCAGTGAACTACCAGCCAGTGACTTTGTGATCACTTATACGGGTAACCCTAATGAGGTGAGTATTCAGCCTATTGATAATAAAGGTGAGCCTTTAGGTACAGCGTCTTTAGCAACTATACCACCTAGTGGCATTATCGATTCAGCAGCGATTACTAGTGGGGAATCGTTTGGCTTAGAGCTTAATGTAACGGGAGCCGGTAATGCTGGGGATCAATTTCAGGTAAAACTTAACAGTGGCGCTGCGGGTAATATATCGTTGACCAGTGGTCGAGGTGAAGACATTGCCTTGGCCTCTCCAATTAGAACAGCAGATGGCCTTGATAATACAGGGACAGGTACTATTTCACCGGGTGATGTGAGCGATGTAACCACTGGCAGTTTTAGTAACCCTCTAGGGCTAGCAAATGGCCCTATTAGCATTGTTAAAACAGCTAATGCTAACGAATATCAACTGACTGACGGTAATGGCACGACCACGTTTACGGTTACACCGCCTGCTAATAATATACTCGCTCAAGCTGGAGCGCCTTACGATGGCTATGGTTTTGACTTTAATATTGAAGGTGTACCAGCTACAGGTGATACCTTTAATTTGGAATTTAATGAAGGCGGTTTTGATGATAACCGTAATGGCCAAAAGCTCGCAGATTTACAAAATACCGATTTAGTACGTCAAAATGTAGTGGCAAGTGCCTCAGCCGATAATCATAAAACGTTGAATCAGGCCTATGCTGGGTTGGTAACTGATGTTGGGGTAGTGACCAGCCAAGCAATGACTAACGGTGCTGCATTTGATGCATTAGCACAACAATCAGAAGCCTGGTATGAATCATTGTCGGGCGTAAACTTAGATGAAGAGGCGGCTAATTTGCTGCGTTTTCAGCAATCTTATGCTGCATCTGCTCAAGTATTGTCTGCAGCACGTTCTATTTTTGACACTTTACTGAGTGCGGCGAGGTAA
- the flgJ gene encoding flagellar assembly peptidoglycan hydrolase FlgJ, which yields METNHLDKQNFFDLGNLDSLRRDALNSGDASTDESKAALKKAAAQFEAIFTQMLLKSMRKANEAFEDKESPFNASGVKFFEEMHDQQMATELSSNGSLGLADLIVQQLSPDGKNFMPGSVLRTTSDFFSDQRAGSTLPHQENQKVTEKVPLVDSTEKSEQNIASGTFESAEEFVSTVWEHAKTAAKKIGLNPAVMVAQAALETGWGKHIINKGDGNSSNNLFNIKSDKSWQGEKASKVTLEFEQGAAVKKHANFRAYDSIKDSVNDFVDFLTQNPRYQDALNNTAKPHKFLDSLQQAGYATDPNYADKIKRVLNSNELKNIATSVIRQGVE from the coding sequence ATGGAAACAAATCATCTAGATAAGCAAAACTTTTTTGATTTAGGCAACTTAGACTCTTTGCGTCGAGATGCTTTAAACAGCGGTGACGCATCAACCGATGAATCTAAAGCGGCGTTAAAAAAAGCAGCGGCACAATTTGAAGCTATTTTCACCCAAATGTTGCTTAAAAGTATGCGTAAAGCCAATGAGGCTTTCGAAGATAAAGAAAGCCCGTTTAATGCTAGTGGCGTTAAGTTTTTTGAAGAAATGCACGACCAACAGATGGCCACAGAGCTTTCATCAAATGGCTCTTTGGGTCTTGCAGATTTAATTGTGCAGCAACTATCGCCAGATGGAAAAAACTTTATGCCAGGCTCTGTTCTTCGCACCACATCAGATTTCTTTAGTGATCAACGTGCGGGTAGCACCTTACCTCATCAAGAAAATCAAAAGGTCACTGAAAAAGTGCCGCTCGTTGATTCAACTGAAAAAAGCGAACAAAACATAGCGTCTGGCACATTTGAAAGTGCTGAGGAATTTGTGAGCACAGTGTGGGAACACGCAAAAACAGCGGCTAAAAAAATTGGTTTAAATCCGGCGGTTATGGTCGCACAAGCAGCATTAGAAACTGGCTGGGGTAAACATATTATTAATAAAGGTGATGGTAATAGCTCAAACAATTTATTCAATATTAAGTCAGATAAAAGTTGGCAGGGTGAAAAAGCCAGTAAAGTTACTTTAGAGTTTGAGCAAGGTGCTGCTGTCAAAAAGCATGCAAACTTTAGAGCGTATGATTCGATAAAAGATAGCGTGAATGACTTTGTGGATTTTTTAACACAAAACCCGCGCTATCAAGATGCATTAAACAATACGGCAAAGCCGCATAAATTTTTAGACTCTTTACAGCAAGCTGGTTATGCAACCGACCCTAATTATGCAGACAAAATAAAAAGAGTGCTGAACAGTAACGAATTGAAGAATATCGCCACAAGCGTGATCCGCCAGGGAGTAGAGTAA